From a region of the Agrobacterium tumefaciens genome:
- the gndA gene encoding NADP-dependent phosphogluconate dehydrogenase: protein MEQAEIGLIGLGVMGSNLALNIAEKGNKIAVFNRTPEATRKFYAEAGELQGQLIPCETIEEFVAAIRPPRPIIIMIKAGDPVDQQMEILKPHLANGDIMIDAGNANFRDTIRRFDNLKDSGLTFIGMGVSGGEEGARHGPSIMVGGTEDSWKRVEKVLTSISAKYNEDPCVAWLGNDGAGHFVKTIHNGIEYADMQMIAEIYGILRDGLKMSAVEIADVFGEWNKGRLNSYLIEITEKVLRAADPITGKPMVDLILDKAGQKGTGKWSVIEAQNMGVAATAIEAAVAARILSSQKDEREAAEKIFGLPGLVDSPADKKAFIADLESALLAAKIGAYAQGFAIMSAASNEFNWNLPMPTIARIWRAGCIIRSQFLDEITSAFTKDPHVANLIVTPAFSTMVKDTDAPLRRVVSYAVLSGLPVPALASALGYFDAYRRGRGSANLIQAQRDFFGAHGFERTDGVDKPHGPWGSGADIF from the coding sequence GTGGAACAGGCAGAAATCGGTTTGATCGGTCTCGGTGTCATGGGCTCGAACCTGGCATTGAACATCGCGGAAAAGGGCAACAAGATTGCCGTTTTCAACCGGACCCCGGAAGCTACGAGAAAATTCTACGCCGAGGCTGGCGAATTGCAGGGTCAGTTGATCCCCTGCGAAACCATTGAGGAATTCGTCGCCGCCATTCGTCCTCCACGCCCGATCATCATCATGATCAAGGCCGGCGATCCGGTCGATCAGCAGATGGAAATTCTCAAGCCGCACCTGGCCAACGGCGACATCATGATCGACGCCGGCAATGCGAACTTCCGCGATACCATCCGCCGTTTCGACAACCTCAAGGACAGCGGCCTGACCTTCATCGGCATGGGTGTTTCCGGTGGTGAAGAAGGTGCCCGTCACGGACCGTCGATCATGGTCGGTGGCACGGAAGACAGCTGGAAGCGCGTCGAGAAGGTTCTGACCTCCATCTCCGCCAAGTACAACGAAGACCCGTGCGTTGCATGGCTCGGCAACGATGGCGCCGGTCACTTCGTCAAGACCATTCACAACGGCATCGAATATGCCGACATGCAGATGATCGCCGAAATCTACGGCATCCTGCGCGACGGCCTGAAGATGAGCGCCGTTGAAATCGCTGACGTGTTCGGCGAGTGGAACAAGGGTCGCCTCAACTCCTACCTGATCGAGATCACCGAAAAGGTTCTGCGCGCCGCAGACCCGATCACTGGCAAGCCGATGGTCGACCTGATCCTCGACAAGGCCGGCCAGAAGGGCACCGGCAAGTGGTCGGTCATCGAAGCACAGAACATGGGCGTTGCTGCCACCGCCATCGAAGCGGCCGTTGCAGCCCGTATCCTGTCTTCGCAGAAGGATGAGCGCGAAGCTGCCGAAAAGATCTTCGGTCTGCCGGGCCTCGTCGATTCCCCGGCTGACAAGAAAGCCTTCATCGCCGATCTGGAAAGCGCGCTTCTGGCCGCCAAGATCGGTGCTTACGCGCAGGGCTTCGCCATCATGTCGGCAGCCTCGAACGAGTTCAACTGGAACCTGCCGATGCCGACGATCGCCCGCATCTGGCGCGCTGGTTGCATCATCCGCTCGCAGTTCCTCGATGAGATCACCTCGGCCTTCACGAAGGACCCGCATGTGGCCAACCTCATCGTGACTCCGGCCTTCTCGACCATGGTGAAGGACACCGATGCGCCGCTGCGTCGCGTCGTTTCCTACGCCGTTCTGTCCGGTCTGCCGGTTCCTGCTCTGGCGTCGGCTCTCGGTTACTTCGACGCTTACCGTCGTGGCCGGGGCAGCGCGAACCTCATCCAGGCACAGCGCGACTTCTTCGGCGCACACGGCTTTGAGCGCACCGACGGTGTGGACAAGCCGCATGGCCCGTGGGGCAGCGGTGCTGACATTTTCTGA
- the ccoS gene encoding cbb3-type cytochrome oxidase assembly protein CcoS has protein sequence MNMLIYLIPVALFLGGLGLFAFLWSLKAGQYDDMDGAAWRVLDDGDDRPKPS, from the coding sequence ATGAACATGCTGATCTACCTGATACCGGTGGCGTTGTTTCTCGGCGGTCTCGGTCTTTTCGCCTTTCTCTGGTCGCTGAAAGCGGGCCAGTATGACGATATGGATGGGGCGGCGTGGCGCGTGCTCGATGACGGTGACGACAGGCCAAAACCGTCCTGA
- the cadA gene encoding cadmium-translocating P-type ATPase — protein MSCCAPGTEGSLALNGGNPPSAEELLLASRDLGQGLRQTDLSVPGVYCGTCISTIEGALRGHPAVERARVNLSSRRVAIVWRDAVAGIKTDPAELVGAIQSTGYQAHLFSASQDASDELRKQLIRAVALCGFASANIMLLSVSVWSGADAATRDMFHWISAMIAAPALIYGGRFFYISAWNALKHGRTNMDVPIALAITLSYAVSLWETIHHGAHAWFDATVSLLFFLLIGRTLDHIMRDRARSAIAGLARLLPRGAMLVNASGSRDYRPLDEIKPGDTIAIVAGERVPVDATVTSGSSDLDMSIVNGESAPRRVESGDHLQAGTLNLTGSLTACVTATARESFLSEVIALMEAAEGGRARYRRIADRAASYYSPVVHLLALLTFLGWGIFGGDWKQAMLIAIAVLIITCPCALGLAVPVVQVVAAGRLFRRGVMVKDGSAMERLADIDTVLFDKTGTLTSGRPRLVGSADIPDTTMAIAAGLAAHSNHPLSRALYDARQGSISSYDTVSEIPGSGVEAVTASGIYRLGNRRFACPSDIGGGDAGTLSEVVLSQDGKLLAAFAFEDSLRPGGADVLNRLGAWHISSEVVSGDRKAAVGLLAERLGIDRWGAELSPRDKAARCVMLAGEGKRVLMVGDGINDAPALAAAHVSMAPATAADIGRQAADFVFMHESLEAVPFAIDTARRAGQLIRQNFALAIGYNVIAVPVAIAGYATPMIAAIAMSTSSLIVVANALRLAGADRAGTEIDMPAVRLGQGVQAA, from the coding sequence ATGAGCTGCTGTGCACCGGGAACGGAGGGCTCGCTTGCGTTAAATGGCGGCAATCCGCCATCTGCCGAAGAGCTGTTGCTGGCAAGCCGCGATCTGGGTCAGGGCCTTCGCCAGACGGATCTGAGCGTGCCGGGTGTTTATTGCGGCACCTGCATCTCCACCATTGAAGGCGCGTTGCGGGGGCATCCAGCCGTCGAGCGGGCACGCGTCAATCTCTCCTCGCGGCGCGTGGCCATCGTCTGGAGAGACGCGGTTGCGGGGATCAAGACCGATCCGGCCGAGCTTGTCGGCGCTATCCAGTCAACCGGTTATCAGGCGCATCTTTTTTCGGCCAGTCAGGATGCCTCGGATGAACTGCGCAAGCAGCTCATCCGCGCTGTGGCACTCTGCGGTTTTGCCTCTGCCAACATCATGCTTTTGTCCGTATCGGTCTGGTCGGGTGCGGATGCGGCGACCCGCGACATGTTCCACTGGATCTCGGCGATGATTGCCGCACCGGCGCTGATCTATGGCGGTCGCTTCTTCTACATCTCGGCCTGGAATGCGCTGAAACACGGCCGGACCAACATGGACGTGCCGATTGCGCTTGCTATCACGCTCTCCTATGCCGTCTCGCTGTGGGAAACGATCCATCACGGCGCACATGCCTGGTTTGATGCCACCGTGTCACTGTTGTTCTTCCTGCTGATCGGCCGCACGCTGGATCACATCATGCGCGACAGGGCGCGTTCGGCCATTGCCGGTCTGGCAAGGCTTTTGCCGCGTGGGGCAATGCTGGTCAATGCCAGCGGCTCGCGCGATTACCGGCCACTCGATGAGATCAAACCGGGCGACACGATTGCGATCGTGGCGGGAGAGCGGGTGCCTGTCGATGCGACGGTTACAAGCGGCAGCAGCGATCTCGACATGTCCATCGTCAATGGCGAAAGCGCGCCGCGCCGCGTGGAGAGCGGCGACCATCTGCAGGCCGGTACGCTGAACCTCACCGGTTCGCTTACGGCGTGCGTCACGGCCACAGCGAGGGAATCGTTCCTTTCGGAAGTGATTGCACTGATGGAAGCGGCCGAAGGAGGCAGGGCGCGTTATCGCCGCATCGCCGACCGCGCCGCCAGCTATTATTCGCCCGTCGTGCATCTGCTCGCCCTGCTGACATTCCTTGGCTGGGGCATTTTCGGTGGTGACTGGAAACAGGCCATGCTGATTGCCATTGCCGTGCTCATCATCACCTGCCCATGTGCGCTTGGCCTTGCCGTACCCGTGGTGCAGGTGGTGGCCGCAGGACGGCTCTTCCGGCGCGGCGTGATGGTCAAGGACGGGTCTGCGATGGAACGGCTGGCGGACATCGACACGGTGCTGTTCGACAAGACCGGAACGTTGACATCAGGAAGGCCACGTCTCGTGGGTTCCGCCGATATACCTGACACGACCATGGCGATTGCTGCGGGGCTTGCCGCCCATTCGAACCATCCGTTGTCCAGGGCGCTTTACGATGCACGTCAGGGCTCCATTTCCTCATATGATACGGTCAGCGAAATTCCGGGTTCGGGGGTGGAGGCTGTCACCGCATCCGGCATCTACAGGCTCGGCAATCGCCGTTTCGCATGCCCCTCCGACATCGGGGGCGGCGATGCGGGCACGCTCTCCGAGGTGGTGCTGTCGCAGGATGGAAAATTGCTGGCCGCTTTCGCATTCGAGGACAGTCTGCGACCCGGTGGGGCTGATGTGCTGAACCGGCTCGGCGCATGGCACATCAGCAGCGAAGTCGTGTCCGGCGACCGCAAGGCGGCGGTGGGGCTGCTGGCAGAGCGGCTTGGCATCGACAGGTGGGGCGCGGAGCTTTCGCCCAGGGACAAGGCGGCGCGCTGCGTGATGCTTGCGGGCGAGGGAAAGCGTGTGCTGATGGTGGGCGATGGCATAAACGATGCGCCGGCGCTTGCTGCGGCGCATGTGTCGATGGCACCGGCGACCGCCGCTGACATCGGCCGCCAGGCGGCTGATTTCGTCTTCATGCATGAAAGCCTGGAGGCCGTGCCGTTCGCCATCGATACGGCGCGGCGGGCAGGGCAACTGATCCGCCAGAACTTTGCCCTGGCGATTGGCTACAACGTGATCGCCGTGCCCGTTGCCATTGCCGGTTATGCCACACCGATGATCGCGGCGATTGCCATGTCGACGTCGTCCTTGATCGTCGTCGCCAATGCCCTGCGTCTTGCTGGCGCCGACAGGGCCGGAACCGAAATCGACATGCCGGCCGTGCGTCTGGGGCAGGGAGTGCAGGCGGCATGA
- a CDS encoding FixH family protein yields the protein MTVQKSQAPGFTFTGWHMLGVMVLFFGTIITVNMIMAWNAVSSWSGLVVQNTYVASQQFNGKAEAAKARAASGIEGRLSVDRNGMRYEIFHPQTGPVATDTVTAHFRRPVGEHQNFDMELTPVSTGVFTGSHDVLPGQWIVEVIAVKDGRVIVHEGTRIAIIRGRP from the coding sequence ATGACTGTCCAGAAATCTCAAGCGCCGGGTTTTACCTTTACCGGCTGGCACATGCTGGGTGTGATGGTGCTGTTCTTCGGTACGATCATCACCGTCAACATGATCATGGCCTGGAATGCTGTCTCAAGCTGGAGCGGGCTGGTGGTTCAGAACACCTATGTCGCCAGCCAGCAGTTCAACGGCAAGGCGGAAGCCGCCAAGGCGCGAGCGGCGAGCGGTATCGAAGGCAGGCTTTCCGTAGACAGGAACGGCATGCGCTACGAGATATTTCATCCTCAGACCGGACCGGTCGCGACCGACACGGTCACGGCGCATTTCCGCCGTCCGGTGGGGGAGCATCAGAACTTCGATATGGAACTTACTCCGGTTTCGACAGGCGTGTTTACCGGTTCTCATGACGTGCTGCCGGGCCAATGGATCGTCGAGGTGATCGCCGTCAAGGATGGCCGGGTGATCGTGCATGAGGGCACACGCATCGCCATTATCAGGGGACGTCCATGA
- the ccoG gene encoding cytochrome c oxidase accessory protein CcoG, with the protein MNIYRADQQSAGPSPERLEAEAVNSAKLRKPLYEARRKIFPKRAEGRFRRFKWLVMLVTLGIYYLTPWLRWDRGPFAPDQAVLIDIANRRFYFLFIEIWPQEFFFIAGLLVMAGLGLFLITSAVGRAWCGYACPQTVWVDLFLVVERAIEGDRNARMKLDAGPWTFDKVRKRVLKHGIWLLIGVATGGAWIFYFADAPTLAWQFMTGQAAMVAYMTVAILTATTYVFGGLMREQVCTYMCPWPRIQAAMLDENSLVVTYNDWRGEPRSRHAKRAVAAGEPVGDCVDCNACVAVCPMGIDIRDGQQLECITCALCIDACDGVMAKTGKPQGLIAYATLAEYQSNMALATGGGRHEIRPGNVRNADGNFAAAVRQFDWLIIFRPRTIIYTVAWAAIGVGLLVALATRDRLAVNVLHDRNPQYVLESNGSIRNGYTVRILNMVPEPRTVSLTIDGIANAVMKINGVQADPSRSFDVLVEPDEATTLKVFVTLPGEDVSSASENFEFIVSDVQGHETARYDAVFNGPGVKK; encoded by the coding sequence ATGAATATTTACCGCGCCGATCAGCAAAGCGCCGGACCATCCCCTGAACGGCTTGAGGCGGAGGCGGTGAACTCCGCCAAATTGCGCAAGCCGCTCTATGAGGCACGCCGGAAAATCTTTCCCAAACGCGCCGAGGGTCGTTTCCGTCGCTTCAAATGGCTGGTCATGCTGGTCACGCTCGGCATCTATTATCTGACACCGTGGCTCAGATGGGATCGTGGGCCCTTTGCGCCGGATCAGGCGGTGCTGATCGATATTGCCAATCGCCGATTCTACTTCCTGTTCATCGAGATCTGGCCGCAGGAATTCTTCTTCATTGCCGGGCTTCTGGTGATGGCAGGGCTTGGACTTTTCCTCATCACCTCTGCGGTCGGGCGCGCGTGGTGCGGTTATGCCTGTCCGCAGACGGTGTGGGTCGATCTGTTTCTGGTCGTCGAGCGCGCCATCGAGGGTGACAGAAACGCCCGGATGAAACTCGATGCCGGGCCTTGGACCTTCGACAAGGTGCGCAAGCGGGTTCTCAAGCACGGCATATGGCTGCTGATCGGTGTTGCGACGGGTGGTGCCTGGATCTTCTATTTCGCCGATGCGCCGACACTCGCCTGGCAGTTCATGACGGGGCAGGCGGCGATGGTCGCCTATATGACCGTCGCGATCCTGACGGCGACGACCTATGTGTTCGGCGGGCTGATGCGCGAGCAGGTCTGCACCTACATGTGTCCCTGGCCGCGCATCCAGGCGGCGATGCTGGATGAGAACTCGCTGGTCGTGACCTATAATGACTGGCGTGGCGAGCCGCGTTCGCGCCATGCAAAAAGGGCGGTTGCTGCCGGTGAACCGGTGGGGGATTGCGTCGATTGCAACGCCTGCGTCGCGGTCTGTCCCATGGGGATCGATATTCGCGACGGGCAGCAGCTCGAATGCATCACCTGCGCGCTGTGCATTGATGCCTGCGACGGCGTGATGGCCAAGACCGGAAAGCCGCAGGGGCTGATCGCCTATGCCACGCTTGCCGAATACCAGTCGAACATGGCGCTCGCGACCGGTGGCGGACGTCATGAGATACGCCCCGGCAATGTCCGCAATGCGGATGGCAATTTCGCAGCCGCCGTCCGCCAGTTCGACTGGCTCATCATTTTCCGTCCACGGACGATCATCTACACCGTTGCATGGGCGGCAATCGGTGTCGGGCTGCTGGTGGCGCTTGCAACCCGCGACCGTCTGGCGGTCAACGTGCTGCATGACCGAAATCCGCAATATGTGCTGGAATCGAATGGCTCGATCCGCAACGGCTATACGGTGCGTATTCTCAACATGGTGCCGGAGCCGCGTACCGTCAGCCTGACCATCGACGGCATTGCGAATGCGGTGATGAAGATCAACGGCGTGCAGGCCGATCCGTCGCGCAGCTTCGATGTGCTGGTGGAGCCGGATGAGGCAACGACATTGAAGGTGTTCGTCACCTTGCCGGGAGAGGACGTCTCCTCTGCGTCGGAAAATTTCGAATTCATTGTCAGCGATGTGCAGGGCCATGAAACGGCGCGTTACGACGCCGTCTTCAATGGCCCGGGAGTAAAAAAATGA
- a CDS encoding SRPBCC family protein, whose translation MPVMPSKIVHLSIDRPWKEVCDFASKPENMPLWAAGLASGLTRNGDEWIADGGAVGSVHVRFAATNDLGVIDHVVTMPDGLKVYNALRVTPNGDGAEIAFTLLQLPGMTDDDFARDAGLVKADLETLKSIVERS comes from the coding sequence ATGCCCGTCATGCCATCGAAGATCGTCCACCTGTCGATCGACAGACCCTGGAAAGAGGTTTGTGACTTTGCATCCAAACCGGAAAACATGCCGCTCTGGGCGGCCGGACTTGCCAGCGGCCTGACCCGCAACGGTGATGAATGGATTGCCGATGGCGGCGCGGTCGGATCGGTGCATGTGCGCTTTGCCGCAACGAACGATCTCGGCGTCATCGACCATGTCGTGACCATGCCCGACGGCCTGAAGGTCTATAACGCCTTGCGGGTTACGCCGAATGGCGATGGTGCAGAAATTGCCTTTACCCTGCTGCAACTTCCCGGCATGACAGACGATGATTTTGCACGCGATGCGGGTCTGGTGAAAGCCGATCTCGAGACGCTGAAATCAATCGTCGAACGGAGCTGA
- a CDS encoding VOC family protein, producing the protein MSETENDRRIDYVEFNVSDIEASKAFYGGAFGWTFKDYGPQYCEFSDGRLTGGFTTTAPVTAKGGALVILYASDIEAAQNRVESAGGKISLPIFEFPGGRRFHFTDPDGYELAVWSKA; encoded by the coding sequence ATGAGTGAAACTGAAAACGACAGAAGGATCGACTATGTCGAATTCAATGTGTCAGACATTGAAGCGAGCAAAGCCTTTTATGGCGGCGCCTTCGGCTGGACCTTCAAGGACTACGGTCCGCAATATTGCGAATTCTCCGATGGACGGTTGACCGGCGGTTTTACGACGACAGCACCAGTCACCGCCAAGGGCGGAGCGCTGGTCATTCTCTACGCATCGGACATCGAGGCGGCACAAAACCGCGTCGAATCGGCCGGAGGAAAGATCAGCCTGCCGATTTTCGAGTTTCCCGGCGGTCGCCGTTTTCACTTCACCGATCCTGATGGCTATGAACTGGCCGTATGGTCGAAAGCCTGA
- a CDS encoding VOC family protein, protein MTATTPPFSLVGLDHVVFIVDDMARALDFYRNVLGCTNGYTYPALGMEQVWCGNSLIVLWDVTHPGGTKAAPPVAGGRNVDHICIATGPLNHETLRAHLAKFDVTIEQEAFHGGARGMGHSFYFRDPFGNKIELKGPAEYPDGRAA, encoded by the coding sequence ATGACTGCGACAACACCGCCCTTTTCGCTCGTCGGCCTCGACCATGTCGTCTTCATCGTTGACGACATGGCGCGCGCCCTCGATTTTTACCGGAACGTTCTTGGATGCACGAACGGCTACACTTATCCGGCACTTGGCATGGAACAGGTCTGGTGCGGAAACTCCCTGATCGTTCTCTGGGATGTGACCCATCCCGGCGGCACGAAGGCGGCACCGCCCGTCGCCGGTGGCCGCAATGTCGATCACATCTGCATTGCGACCGGACCGCTGAACCATGAGACGCTTCGCGCTCATCTGGCGAAATTCGACGTAACCATAGAACAGGAAGCCTTCCACGGTGGCGCACGGGGAATGGGGCATTCCTTCTATTTCCGCGATCCCTTCGGCAACAAGATCGAACTGAAAGGTCCGGCCGAATATCCCGATGGCCGCGCCGCCTGA
- the ccoP gene encoding cytochrome-c oxidase, cbb3-type subunit III, with amino-acid sequence MADKHIDKLSGVETTGHEWDGIRELNNPMPRWWVWTFYATILWAIGYTIAFPAWPLINGATQGVLGWSSRADITAEIATAKDAQSVSLDRIASASLEDIQADSTLMQFALSGGAAAFKVNCIQCHGSGAEGSQGYPNLNDDEWLWGGSVEDIYTTINHGIRFAEDADTRISEMPAFGDILETSEIREVAAYVVSLTGTPSDPALVEPGKQVFADNCASCHGEDAKGNREFGAPDLADAIWLKAHGEQGIVSQIRSPKHGVMPAWGGRLGDATVKQLAIFVHSLGGGE; translated from the coding sequence ATGGCCGACAAACATATAGACAAGCTGAGCGGCGTCGAAACAACCGGCCATGAATGGGACGGCATTCGTGAACTGAACAACCCGATGCCGAGATGGTGGGTGTGGACCTTCTACGCCACCATTCTCTGGGCCATCGGTTACACCATTGCCTTTCCGGCATGGCCGCTGATCAACGGCGCGACACAAGGCGTGCTCGGTTGGAGCAGCCGCGCTGACATCACCGCCGAAATCGCCACCGCCAAGGATGCGCAGAGCGTCTCACTCGACAGGATCGCCAGCGCCTCGCTCGAAGATATCCAGGCCGACAGCACATTGATGCAGTTCGCGCTATCGGGCGGTGCCGCCGCCTTCAAGGTCAATTGCATTCAATGTCATGGCTCCGGTGCCGAGGGGAGCCAGGGTTACCCCAACCTCAATGATGACGAATGGCTTTGGGGCGGTAGCGTCGAGGATATCTATACCACCATCAACCACGGCATTCGCTTTGCCGAGGACGCGGATACCCGTATTTCGGAAATGCCGGCGTTCGGCGATATTCTCGAGACATCGGAAATCCGCGAGGTGGCGGCCTACGTCGTCAGCCTGACCGGAACGCCTTCCGATCCGGCGCTGGTGGAGCCCGGCAAGCAGGTCTTCGCCGACAATTGCGCCTCGTGCCATGGAGAGGATGCCAAGGGCAACCGCGAGTTCGGCGCGCCCGATCTTGCCGATGCCATCTGGCTGAAAGCGCATGGCGAGCAGGGCATCGTCTCACAGATCCGTTCGCCCAAGCACGGCGTCATGCCCGCCTGGGGTGGACGTCTTGGTGACGCCACGGTCAAGCAGCTTGCCATCTTCGTGCATTCGCTGGGGGGCGGCGAATAA
- a CDS encoding cbb3-type cytochrome c oxidase subunit 3 encodes METYTAMRHFADSWGLLAMALFFVGVVVFTLRPGGKKAANDAASIPLKED; translated from the coding sequence ATGGAAACCTACACAGCCATGCGTCACTTCGCCGATAGCTGGGGCCTGCTTGCCATGGCGCTGTTTTTCGTCGGCGTCGTGGTGTTCACCCTGCGTCCCGGCGGCAAGAAGGCGGCCAACGATGCCGCCAGCATCCCTCTGAAGGAGGACTAG
- the ccoO gene encoding cytochrome-c oxidase, cbb3-type subunit II, protein MSLLDKHQLIERNATLLLVGSLLVVSIGGIVEIAPLFYLENTIEKVEGMRPYSPLELAGRNIYIREGCYVCHSQMIRPFRDEVERYGHYSLAAESMYDHPFQWGSKRTGPDLARVGDRYSNEWHVQHLADPRSVVPESIMPSYAFLKTTPLKVTDVSMELKANRAVGVPYSDEMIDSAAADLAAQADPNADTSGVLQRYPKAKIGDFDGDPARLTEMDALVAYLQMLGTLVDFSTYDDAAGYR, encoded by the coding sequence ATGTCGCTTCTTGACAAACACCAGCTCATAGAACGCAACGCCACCCTGCTTCTCGTCGGTTCGCTTCTCGTCGTTTCGATTGGCGGTATCGTGGAAATCGCGCCGCTGTTCTACCTTGAAAACACCATCGAGAAGGTGGAGGGCATGCGGCCTTATTCACCGCTCGAACTGGCCGGGCGCAACATCTACATCCGCGAGGGCTGCTACGTCTGCCACAGCCAGATGATCCGCCCGTTCCGCGATGAGGTGGAACGTTATGGCCATTACAGCCTGGCGGCCGAATCCATGTACGACCACCCGTTCCAGTGGGGTTCGAAGCGAACCGGGCCCGATCTTGCCCGTGTCGGCGACCGTTATTCGAACGAATGGCACGTACAGCATCTGGCCGACCCGCGTTCGGTGGTGCCGGAATCGATCATGCCGTCCTACGCCTTCCTCAAGACGACACCTCTCAAGGTGACCGACGTTTCGATGGAGCTGAAGGCAAATCGCGCTGTTGGCGTGCCCTATAGCGACGAGATGATCGACAGTGCGGCCGCCGACCTTGCGGCGCAGGCCGACCCGAATGCCGATACCAGCGGTGTATTGCAGCGCTACCCCAAGGCCAAGATCGGCGATTTCGACGGCGATCCGGCCAGGCTGACCGAGATGGATGCGCTGGTCGCTTATCTGCAGATGCTCGGCACGCTGGTCGATTTCTCGACCTATGACGATGCGGCCGGATACCGGTGA
- the ccoN gene encoding cytochrome-c oxidase, cbb3-type subunit I: protein MNYTLEIAMVALGAFFALLGAAFAHDSLFEAHMWVLFFTLLVGTVLLLRRVSFAPVGQAAKTQRQSEYFDEVVKYGVVATVFWGVVGFLVGVVVALQLAYPDLNVAPWFNFGRTRPLHTSAVIFAFGGNALIATSFYVVQRTCRARLFGGNLGWFVFWGYNLFIVMAATGYLLGITQGREYAEPEWYVDIWLTIVWVAYLIAFLGTILMRKEPHIYVANWFYLAFIVTIAMLHIVNNLAIPVSFLGVKSYSAFAGVQDALTQWWYGHNAVGFFLTAGFLGMMYYFVPKQAGRPVYSYRLSIIHFWALIFMYIWAGPHHLHYTALPDWAQTLGMVFSIMLWMPSWGGMINGLMTLSGAWDKIRTDPIIRMMVIAIAFYGMSTFEGPMMSIKAVNSLSHYTDWTIGHVHSGALGWVGMITFGAIYYLTPKLWNRDRLYSLRMVNWHFWLATLGIVIYAAVLWVAGIQQALMWREYDQQGFLVYSFAESVAALFPYYVLRAVGGGLYLCGGLVMAYNVYMTARGYEREEAPIAGSYPVVAQPAE, encoded by the coding sequence ATGAACTATACCTTGGAAATTGCGATGGTGGCCCTCGGGGCCTTTTTCGCGCTGCTCGGAGCGGCCTTCGCTCACGACAGTCTTTTTGAAGCCCATATGTGGGTTCTGTTCTTCACGCTGCTTGTCGGCACCGTTCTGTTGCTGCGCCGTGTGTCCTTTGCGCCGGTTGGTCAGGCTGCGAAGACGCAGCGCCAGTCCGAGTATTTTGACGAGGTGGTAAAATACGGCGTGGTCGCGACCGTGTTCTGGGGTGTCGTCGGCTTTCTGGTCGGCGTGGTCGTGGCGCTGCAGCTTGCCTATCCCGATCTCAATGTCGCGCCCTGGTTCAATTTCGGCCGCACGCGGCCTCTGCACACGTCGGCGGTGATCTTCGCTTTCGGGGGAAATGCGCTGATTGCCACGTCCTTCTACGTGGTTCAGAGAACCTGTCGCGCCCGCCTTTTTGGCGGCAACCTCGGCTGGTTCGTGTTCTGGGGTTACAATCTCTTCATCGTCATGGCGGCCACCGGCTATCTGCTCGGGATTACCCAGGGACGCGAATATGCCGAACCGGAATGGTATGTCGACATCTGGCTGACGATTGTCTGGGTTGCCTATCTCATCGCGTTTCTCGGTACGATCCTGATGCGCAAGGAGCCGCATATCTATGTGGCGAACTGGTTCTATCTCGCCTTCATCGTGACGATTGCCATGCTGCACATCGTCAACAATCTGGCGATCCCGGTTTCCTTCCTCGGTGTCAAAAGCTATTCGGCCTTCGCGGGCGTGCAGGATGCGCTGACGCAATGGTGGTACGGCCATAACGCCGTCGGTTTCTTCCTGACCGCAGGCTTCCTGGGCATGATGTATTACTTCGTGCCGAAGCAGGCCGGTCGCCCGGTTTATTCCTATCGCCTGTCAATCATCCACTTCTGGGCGCTGATCTTCATGTATATCTGGGCAGGTCCGCACCACCTGCATTATACGGCGCTGCCCGACTGGGCGCAGACGCTCGGCATGGTGTTTTCGATCATGCTGTGGATGCCGTCGTGGGGTGGCATGATCAACGGCCTGATGACGCTTTCGGGCGCATGGGACAAGATCCGCACCGATCCGATCATCCGCATGATGGTGATTGCCATCGCCTTCTACGGCATGTCGACCTTCGAGGGACCGATGATGTCGATCAAGGCCGTCAATTCGCTCAGCCATTATACGGACTGGACGATCGGCCACGTGCATTCGGGCGCGCTCGGCTGGGTCGGCATGATTACCTTCGGCGCCATCTATTACCTGACACCGAAGCTGTGGAACCGCGACCGGCTTTACAGCCTGCGCATGGTCAACTGGCACTTCTGGCTCGCAACGCTCGGCATCGTCATCTACGCCGCCGTGCTGTGGGTTGCCGGTATCCAGCAGGCGCTGATGTGGCGCGAATACGACCAGCAGGGCTTCCTCGTCTATTCCTTCGCGGAATCGGTCGCGGCGCTGTTCCCGTATTACGTCCTGCGTGCGGTCGGCGGGGGGCTCTACCTCTGCGGCGGTCTCGTCATGGCCTACAACGTCTACATGACCGCGCGCGGTTACGAGCGGGAGGAGGCTCCGATTGCCGGAAGCTATCCCGTCGTTGCCCAGCCGGCCGAATAA